The Stratiformator vulcanicus genome has a segment encoding these proteins:
- the nadA gene encoding quinolinate synthase NadA, protein MSTPLQVVDPSHVIEEDPLALMDEIEELKEREDATILAHYYVDGEIQDIADFCGDSLQLARDATTVETGTIVFSGVHFMAESAKILNPEKRVLLPDMLAGCSLAESCQPKPLAKMQAELRAAGRDIVTVAYINTSAAVKSLCDWIVTSGNAREIVEKVPDEKEILFVPDQHLGRYLEEVTGRKMILWPGSCMVHEIFSLQDLQRAKKRNPESIVIAHPECPQNILEVSDFIGGTEKMRRHVMSIEEPKTFLVATEAAMIHPLAKSAPQHEFVPVPGIMASTGETCACNRCPHMARNTLQKVRDCLKHGQPEIAWQDYFADAKEVLTRSLLR, encoded by the coding sequence ATGTCCACCCCACTGCAAGTCGTCGACCCATCTCACGTGATCGAAGAGGACCCGCTCGCCCTGATGGACGAGATCGAGGAACTCAAAGAGCGTGAGGACGCGACGATTCTCGCTCACTACTACGTCGACGGCGAAATACAGGACATTGCCGATTTCTGCGGCGACAGCCTGCAGCTCGCCCGCGACGCGACGACCGTCGAGACCGGAACGATCGTGTTCAGCGGCGTTCACTTTATGGCGGAGTCGGCGAAGATCCTGAACCCCGAGAAACGGGTTCTGCTGCCGGACATGCTGGCAGGATGCTCGCTGGCCGAAAGCTGTCAGCCGAAGCCGCTGGCAAAGATGCAGGCCGAGTTGAGGGCGGCGGGTAGGGACATCGTCACCGTGGCCTACATCAACACCTCGGCGGCGGTGAAATCGCTTTGCGACTGGATCGTGACGAGCGGCAATGCCCGCGAGATCGTGGAGAAAGTCCCGGACGAAAAGGAAATCCTGTTCGTTCCGGATCAGCACCTCGGGCGATATCTCGAAGAGGTGACGGGGCGAAAAATGATCCTGTGGCCCGGCTCGTGCATGGTCCACGAAATTTTTAGCCTGCAGGACCTGCAGCGGGCGAAGAAGCGAAATCCCGAAAGCATCGTGATCGCCCACCCGGAGTGCCCGCAGAATATCCTTGAAGTCAGCGACTTCATCGGTGGCACCGAAAAGATGCGTCGGCACGTGATGTCGATCGAGGAACCGAAGACATTCCTCGTGGCGACCGAGGCGGCGATGATCCATCCGCTCGCCAAATCGGCCCCGCAACACGAGTTCGTCCCGGTGCCGGGGATCATGGCCTCGACCGGGGAAACCTGCGCGTGCAACCGCTGCCCCCACATGGCCCGCAACACGCTGCAAAAGGTCCGCGACTGTCTCAAACACGGCCAGCCGGAGATCGCCTGGCAGGATTACTTCGCCGATGCAAAGGAAGTTCTCACGCGAAGTCTGCTACGCTAG
- a CDS encoding c-type cytochrome produces the protein MKQRCRRINMHRPEQLKDLSVFASLAVLLVACSSATCSADDAASAAERGYRTLRTKAFLPNDFDDSVFKDLWKQWPEPDRSKAETATEKSRLRMIRDRYGLHQGPEDDSRLLGWVPTENGGHAMNCFACHGGAVDEKVIPGLANTELDLAALVRDVRATKLAKLKPLSHLDLAQLNLPLGGSRGTTNAVIFGVILDGIRNPDMSVDTSRDTRPHVHHFLDAPAWWNLKKKSRLYYDGFAPKNHRMLVQFTLIPKNDRETIYSWEDDFRDILAYIESIEPPKFPYEIDRKLAGRGQVVFENNCAECHGTYGDDWTYQERVVPIDDLGTDRVRFDAMTTDHRAHLSKSWMSRYGKDEVIPDPAGYIAPPLDGIWASAPYLHNGSVPTLWHLLHPEERPKVWRRKSTKFNREQVGFKIESFDSIPAEDRRTDEKREYVDTTKFGYSADGHDYPSRLSENEKVAVLEYLKTL, from the coding sequence ATGAAACAGCGTTGCCGACGGATCAATATGCACCGCCCGGAACAATTGAAGGACTTATCAGTTTTCGCCTCGCTCGCCGTGCTGTTGGTGGCATGTTCGTCTGCGACTTGCTCCGCGGACGACGCTGCCTCGGCCGCCGAGCGAGGCTATCGGACACTTCGGACGAAGGCTTTCTTACCGAACGACTTCGACGATTCCGTCTTCAAGGACCTCTGGAAGCAATGGCCCGAGCCGGACCGCTCCAAGGCAGAAACTGCGACCGAAAAGTCACGACTTCGCATGATTCGTGATCGATACGGTCTGCATCAGGGGCCGGAAGATGATAGTCGCCTGCTCGGCTGGGTGCCGACGGAGAACGGCGGCCACGCCATGAATTGCTTTGCGTGCCACGGCGGCGCGGTCGACGAAAAGGTGATCCCCGGCCTCGCCAATACCGAACTCGACCTCGCAGCCCTCGTGAGGGATGTGCGGGCGACGAAACTCGCCAAGCTGAAACCGTTATCGCATCTTGACCTGGCGCAACTCAACCTGCCGCTTGGCGGCTCACGCGGCACGACGAACGCCGTCATCTTCGGCGTGATTCTCGACGGCATCCGCAATCCCGATATGTCGGTCGACACTTCCCGCGACACCCGGCCCCACGTGCATCACTTCTTGGATGCCCCGGCTTGGTGGAATCTCAAGAAGAAGTCTCGCCTGTACTACGATGGCTTCGCGCCGAAAAATCATCGGATGCTCGTGCAATTCACGCTCATTCCCAAGAACGACCGCGAAACGATCTACTCGTGGGAGGACGACTTTCGCGACATCCTTGCCTATATTGAGTCAATCGAGCCGCCAAAGTTCCCGTATGAGATCGATCGGAAACTCGCCGGCCGCGGACAGGTCGTCTTCGAAAACAACTGCGCGGAGTGTCACGGCACCTACGGCGACGACTGGACGTATCAGGAACGCGTCGTGCCGATCGACGATCTAGGTACCGACCGCGTTCGCTTCGACGCGATGACGACCGACCACCGAGCCCATCTCTCAAAGAGCTGGATGAGCCGCTACGGAAAAGACGAGGTGATTCCCGATCCCGCCGGCTACATCGCCCCGCCCCTCGACGGGATTTGGGCCTCGGCGCCGTATCTCCACAACGGTTCGGTCCCGACGCTGTGGCATCTGCTGCATCCGGAAGAACGACCGAAGGTGTGGCGGCGTAAATCGACCAAGTTTAATCGAGAACAGGTCGGCTTTAAGATCGAGTCCTTCGATTCAATTCCCGCAGAGGACCGCCGAACGGATGAAAAGCGGGAGTACGTCGACACGACGAAATTCGGTTACAGTGCCGACGGGCACGATTATCCGTCGCGATTAAGCGAGAATGAGAAGGTGGCGGTGTTGGAGTATTTGAAGACCCTCTAA
- a CDS encoding RimK family alpha-L-glutamate ligase → MKLAILSRSPTCYSTRRLREAVEQRGHKAKVLNTLKFAIDLEEGEPDLYFNQKSLSHYDAVLPRVGGSVTYFGTAVVRQFEQMDVYCANSSAGIVNSRDKLRCLQILSRHKIGIPESVFVNDKKDVLPAIERVGGAPVIIKLLQGTQGIGVLLAESVKTAESIVELLRSQKQDVLIQKFVSESKGKDIRAFVVGDQVVAAMRRVAQGQEFRSNVHRGGVTEPVELAEEYREAALRATQILGLKVAGVDMLESNAGPQIMEVNSSPGLEGIERCTQLDIAGAIIDYIAAQVNFPEIDLRQRLTVSKGYGVTEIMIPEGSDYIGKTIQESGLRERDINVLTLYRNTSVIPNPRADRTLEPGDRLLCFGKMEWMKDLVPAKTRKKRKFKIKPLPELPVADEVQESDENAATDEK, encoded by the coding sequence ATGAAGCTCGCGATCCTATCGCGGAGCCCGACCTGTTACAGCACGCGCCGCTTGAGAGAAGCGGTCGAGCAGCGCGGCCACAAAGCCAAGGTGCTCAATACCCTGAAATTTGCCATCGATTTGGAGGAAGGAGAACCCGACCTCTATTTCAATCAGAAGTCGCTGTCACATTACGATGCCGTGCTGCCCAGGGTCGGCGGGTCGGTCACCTATTTCGGCACCGCCGTCGTTCGGCAGTTCGAGCAGATGGACGTCTACTGCGCGAACTCTTCGGCCGGAATCGTGAACTCTCGCGACAAACTCCGCTGCCTGCAAATTCTCAGTCGACACAAAATCGGCATACCGGAGTCGGTTTTCGTCAACGACAAGAAGGATGTCCTACCGGCGATTGAACGGGTCGGCGGTGCTCCGGTCATCATCAAGCTGCTGCAGGGAACGCAGGGCATCGGCGTGCTGTTGGCGGAGTCGGTAAAGACGGCCGAGTCAATCGTCGAACTGCTTCGCAGCCAGAAGCAGGACGTGCTGATTCAGAAGTTCGTTTCTGAAAGCAAAGGGAAGGACATTCGAGCCTTCGTGGTGGGCGATCAGGTCGTCGCCGCGATGCGACGGGTCGCTCAGGGGCAGGAGTTCCGCAGCAACGTCCACCGCGGCGGAGTCACCGAGCCGGTCGAATTGGCCGAGGAATACCGCGAAGCGGCGTTGCGGGCGACGCAGATTCTGGGATTGAAGGTCGCGGGCGTCGACATGCTTGAGAGCAACGCCGGACCGCAGATCATGGAGGTCAATTCCTCGCCGGGTCTCGAAGGCATCGAACGCTGCACACAGCTCGACATTGCCGGGGCGATCATCGACTACATCGCCGCGCAGGTGAATTTCCCCGAAATCGACCTGCGGCAGCGGCTCACCGTCAGCAAGGGCTACGGCGTGACCGAGATCATGATCCCCGAAGGCTCCGACTACATCGGCAAAACGATTCAGGAATCGGGACTTCGCGAGCGGGACATCAACGTGCTCACGCTCTATCGCAACACCAGCGTCATTCCGAACCCCCGAGCCGACCGCACGTTGGAGCCGGGCGATCGGCTGCTGTGCTTCGGCAAGATGGAATGGATGAAAGACCTTGTTCCCGCCAAGACGCGGAAGAAACGGAAGTTCAAGATCAAGCCGCTGCCGGAACTTCCCGTCGCCGACGAGGTGCAGGAGTCGGACGAGAACGCCGCAACCGACGAAAAGTAG
- a CDS encoding ATP-dependent zinc protease family protein gives MSDFPEPTKSTIGWREWVGLPDVGIKRIKAKVDSGARSSSLHAFRTEDFDRDGEHWIRFWIHPIQRHDEIVVEAEAPVMEFRSVRSSSGESEIRPVILTTVNLHGERYQVELTLTNREKMGFRMLLGREAFRGRFLLDAGRSYLGGKPKRRRRRTT, from the coding sequence ATGAGCGATTTTCCCGAGCCAACCAAATCGACAATTGGTTGGCGTGAATGGGTCGGCCTGCCGGACGTCGGCATCAAACGGATCAAGGCGAAGGTCGATAGCGGAGCCCGCTCGTCGTCGTTGCACGCGTTCCGCACAGAGGATTTCGACCGCGACGGCGAGCATTGGATCCGCTTTTGGATACACCCGATCCAGCGGCACGACGAAATTGTCGTCGAAGCTGAAGCGCCCGTCATGGAGTTCCGTTCGGTTCGCAGTTCGAGCGGCGAATCCGAAATACGACCGGTGATCCTGACGACGGTCAATCTGCACGGCGAGCGATACCAGGTCGAGTTGACGTTGACGAATCGCGAGAAGATGGGTTTCCGCATGCTGCTGGGTCGAGAAGCCTTCCGCGGAAGATTCTTGCTCGACGCAGGTCGCTCCTATCTTGGCGGGAAGCCGAAGCGACGACGAAGACGCACCACGTGA